A window of Cryptomeria japonica chromosome 3, Sugi_1.0, whole genome shotgun sequence contains these coding sequences:
- the LOC131033636 gene encoding putative ABC transporter C family member 15 isoform X1, translating into MMESIWATQSMRLAEDRQRGEVADGTFGVYMRHALAIVLHLVFVVSLSLSLCWKRCRVCTPRPESYVLKHDYSKKLHFGVIHKVTMFSCVSLSVLYGMLGIWSPLNWWLKEKPKDFGAEAEYVVQAIAWAIISAYAYYSLTKKTKEKLPFLLQMWLILSLILYGFFLFLNILGFKEQKRITFSIVVEVLALFLSAFLCYASCCGTTGEGPLPQSIQEPLLSDLPDNSENLKPKVTPYATASFLSRVSFSWMKPLLDVGNNKPLDIDDVPQVADIHKAEQAYDNFRIQLDTKVSGFSIAKRLFLIVLKDVFFTALLAALNTCSSYVGPYFIDNFIQCIAGKGEFASEGIVLACAFLFAQVVESLSTRHYIFRTIQMGICVKAALTAAIYKKGLMLSSQSRQKHTSGEIINYMSVDTPQIGDFCWCVNDIWNAPLQVLLALIILYQNLGLASLAGVVATVLVMMANFPLGKMQEKYNTNLMEEKDKRMKATSEILRNMRVLKLQAWETTFLLKLETLRREECNWLKKYFYTRAGSTFVFWAAPIFVSVVTFGTCKILGVPLTTGKILSTLATFKILQEPINNLPDLISMIAQTKVSLDRIASFLQQEELQQDAVEEVSKDLSDIAIEIQEGVFSWDPAAPSPTIRGLDVQIKKGMRVAVCGTVGSGKSSFLSCILGEIPKISGTVKISGTKAYVSQSPWIPSGKIKDNILFGKEWEKTRYESVLQACAFKKDLELFPYGDQTEIGERGINLSGGQKQRIQIARALYQDADVYLFDDPFSAVDAHTGTHIFQECLLGMLGSKTVVYVTHQVEFLFAADLILVIRDGKITQAGKYDDILQSNTDFDELVGAHQKALKTINAMENSDILSSQVLIEGLCTDNGTNAKDVNHEQLQKQGSVHKSEEVEEEIESKNHSKKEIDQKGRSSQLVQEEEREKGRVSMWVYWDYITAAYKGALVPIILLVHTVFQLLEIGSNYWMAWATPLTEDQRPPVSSSLLILVYVALAVCSSLCILVRTTLLCLAGYKCAKQLFSNMHSCIFRAPMSFFDATPTGRILNRASTDQSKVDQVIPFKLGSLAFSLIRLLGTIAVMSQVAWQVFIIFIPVLAICIWYQQYFIGTSRELARLIGVCRAPIIQHFSESISGAATIRSFDQEFRFMNRNLQLIDGFSKQSFHNSGAMEWLAFRMDLFSNLVFAFSMVVLLCLPESVVNPSIAGLGITYGLSLNMAQTVVIWDICSVENNMICVERMVQYSRIPSEPPLIIENSRPSSSWPSRGTIDIIDLQVRYGPHLPLVLKGLTCTFPGGTKVGIVGRTGCGKSTLIQSLFRIVDPSGGRIVMDGIDILTIGLRDLRSKLSIIPQDPTMFEGTIRNNLDPLGDHSDEEIWEALDKCQLEEVVRAKEEKLDSLVTENGENWSVGQRQLVCLGRVLLKQSRILVLDEATASVDTATDRLIQQTIQNQFYDSTVITIAHRIPSVCDSDLVLVLSDGKIAEYDSPIKLLENKSSAFAKLVSEYTMRSTNGDGI; encoded by the exons A TGATGGAATCCATTTGGGCAACTCAATCGATGAGACTGGCTGAAGATAGGCAGCGGGGAGAAGTTGCAGATGGTACTTTTGGGGTTTACATGCGGCATGCACTTGCAATTGTGCTTCACCTGGTCTTTGTTGTTTCTCTTAGCCTTTCCCTTTGCTGGAAAAGGTGTAGAGTTTGCACACCTAGGCCTGAATCTTATGTTTTGAAACATGATTATTCCAAGAAGTTGCATTTTGGGGTTATCCATAAAGTGACTATGTTTAGTTGTGTTTCTCTATCAGTCTTGTATGGTATGCTTGGAATATGGAGCCCTTTAAATTGGTGGCTAAAAGAAAAACCTAAAGATTTTggagctgaagcagagtatgtcgTTCAGGCCATAGCTTGGGCTATCATCTCAGCCTATGCATACTACTCTCTCACAAAAAAAACTAAAGAGAAACTCCCGTTTTTGCTACAGATGTGGTTGATCTTGTCATTGATTCTTTATGGATTCTTTTTGTTCCTCAATATTCTAGGGTTCAAGGAACAAAAACGCATTACATTCAGTATTGTGGTTGAAGTTTTGGCACTTTTTCTTTCAGCCTTTTTGTGTTATGCCAGTTGTTGTGGCACAACTGGTGAGGGCCCCTTACCTCAAAGCATTCAAGAACCTCTCTTGAGTGATTTACCAGATAATTCTGAAAACCTTAAGCCCAAAGTCACTCCTTATGCAACAGCAAGCTTTCTCAGCCGGGTGTCATTTTCATGGATGAAGCCTTTGCTTGATGTTGGCAATAACAAGCCTTTGGACATAGATGATGTACCTCAAGTTGCAGATATACACAAGGCTGAGCAAGCTTATGACAATTTTAGAATTCAGTTAGACACCAAAGTCAGTGGCTTTTCGATAGCAAAACGGTTATTTCTCATTGTTCTGAAGGATGTATTCTTTACAGCATTGCTGGCGGCATTGAATACTTGTTCATCTTATGTAGGTCCATATTTTATAGATAATTTTATTCAGTGTATTGCTGGAAAAGGAGAGTTTGCTAGTGAAGGCATAGTTCTAGCTTGTGCATTTCTTTTTGCTCAGGTAGTGGAATCGTTGTCTACCCGACATTATATTTTCAGAACAATTCAGATGGGTATATGTGTTAAAGCAGCACTGACAGCTGCAATATACAAGAAGGGCTTGATGCTTTCCAGCCAGTCAAGACAAAAGCATACAAGTGGTGAGATAATCAATTACATGAGTGTTGATACTCCCCAAATTGGAGATTTCTGTTGGTGTGTTAATGACATTTGGAATGCACCTTTGCAAGTTCTCCTGGCCCTGATTATTCTGTATCAGAACTTGGGATTGGCCTCTCTAGCAGGAGTGGTAGCCACAGTACTAGTAATGATGGCAAACTTCCCACTAGGCAAAATGCAAGAAAAGTATAACACAAATCTCatggaagaaaaagacaaaaggaTGAAGGCTACATCAGAGATACTGAGAAATATGAGAGTCTTAAAATTGCAAGCTTGGGAGACCACATTTCTGCTGAAACTCGAAACATTGAGGAGGGAAGAATGTAACTGGCTGAAAAAGTATTTTTACACACGTGCTGGGTCTACATTTGTTTTTTGGGCAGCACCTATATTTGTGTCTGTTGTCACTTTCGGTACATGTAAAATATTAGGTGTGCCTTTAACTACAGGCAAAATTCTCTCCACACTTGCAACTTTCAAGATACTTCAGGAACCTATAAACAATCTTCCTGACTTAATATCTATGATTGCTCAAACCAAAGTGTCATTAGATCGTATAGCTAGTTTTTTGCAGCAGGAGGAGCTTCAACAGGATGCAGTAGAAGAAGTCTCAAAAGATTTATCTGACATTGCAATTGAGATCCAAGAAGGGGTTTTCTCTTGGGATCCTGCAGCACCTAGTCCAACCATAAGAGGCTTAGATGTTCAAATAAAGAAAGGCATGAGAGTTGCAGTGTGTGGAACTGTTGGTTCAGGAAAATCAAGCTTCCTATCCTGCATTCTAGGGGAAATACCAAAAATATCAGGTACTGTCAAGATAAGTGGCACCAAGGCATATGTTAGTCAGTCTCCATGGATACCGAGTGGAAAAATCAAAGATAATATTCTCTTTGGTAAGGAATGGGAGAAAACAAGGTATGAGAGTGTACTGCAGGCTTGTGCATTTAAAAAAGATCTTGAATTGTTTCCTTATGGGGACCAAACAGAAATTGGAGAAAGAGGAATAAATCTGAGTGGAGGGCAAAAGCAAAGGATACAGATTGCACGTGCTTTATATCAAGATGCCGACGTTTATCTTTTTGATGATCCTTTTAGTGCTGTTGATGCACATACTGGGACGCACATTTTCCAG GAATGTCTACTTGGTATGCTGGGTTCAAAAACTGTAGTCTATGTCACTCACCAAGTTGAGTTTTTATTTGCAGCTGACCTCATTCTG GTAATACGAGATGGTAAGATAACCCAGGCTGGAAAATATGATGATATATTACAATCAAACACAGATTTTGACGAATTGGTGGGTGCACATCAGAAAGCTTTGAAAACCATCAATGCCATGGAGAACTCTGATATCCTCTCATCACAAGTACTCATTGAAGGTTTGTGCACTGATAATGGGACCAATGCAAAAGATGTTAACCATGAACAGCTCCAGAAGCAAGGCAGTGTCCATAAATcagaagaggtagaggaagagattgAATCAAAAAATCACAGCAAGAAAGAAATAGATCAGAAAGGCAGAAGTTCACAGCTAGtgcaagaagaagaaagagagaaaggcAGGGTGAGTATGTGGGTGTACTGGGATTACATTACCGCTGCATACAAAGGTGCTTTGGtacctattattttattggtacACACAGTATTTCAGCTACTTGAAATAGGTAGCAATTACTGGATGGCATGGGCAACTCCTTTGACTGAAGATCAAAGGCCCCCTGTTAGCAGTTCCCTCCTAATTCTGGTTTATGTAGCTTTGGCAGTATGCAGCTCATTATGCATTCTTGTGAGGACCACGCTGCTTTGTCTTGCTGGATATAAATGTGCCAAACAGCTTTTCAGCAACATGCACAGCTGCATATTTCGTGCACCAATGTCCTTCTTTGATGCAACTCCAACTGGCCGTATACTTAATCGG GCATCAACCGATCAGAGTAAAGTGGACCAAGTTATTCCTTTTAAACTTGGATCTCTAGCTTTTTCACTTATACGGCTTTTGGGAACCATTGCAGTCATGTCTCAAGTTGCTTGGCAGGTCTTTATTATCTTTATACCAGTACTTGCAATTTGTATATGGTATCAG CAATATTTCATAGGGACATCCAGGGAACTTGCTAGGTTGATTGGAGTTTGTAGGGCTCCAATCATACAACATTTCTCAGAATCGATCTCTGGTGCAGCCACAATTAGAAGTTTTGACCAGGAGTTTCGATTCATGAACAGAAATCTCCAGTTGATTGATGGGTTTTCCAAACAGAGCTTCCACAATTCTGGGGCCATGGAATGGCTTGCCTTTCGGATGGATCTTTTCTCAAATCTTGTATTTGCCTTCTCTATGGTGGTCCTGCTTTGCTTGCCAGAAAGTGTAGTTAATCCAA GCATTGCAGGCTTGGGAATAACATATGGGCTCAGTCTGAACATGGCACAAACTGTGGTCATATGGGACATCTGTAGTGTGGAGAACAATATGATCTGTGTAGAGAGGATGGTGCAGTACTCACGTATACCTAGCGAACCTCCATTGATCATAGAGAATTCTAGACCAAGTTCTTCCTGGCCATCTAGAGGAACAATTGATATCATTGACCTTCAG GTGCGTTATGGACCACATCTTCCACTTGTATTAAAAGGACTTACATGCACTTTCCCTGGAGGGACAAAGGTGGGAATCGTAGGGCGGACAGGCTGTGGGAAATCTACTCTTATTCAATCACTCTTTCGAATTGTAGATCCATCAGGAGGTAGAATAGTCATGGATGGAATTGACATCTTAACGATAGGCCTACGTGATCTTAGATCAAAACTAAGCATTATTCCACAAGATCCAACAATGTTTGAAGGCACCATACGGAACAATTTAGATCCTTTGGGAGACCATTCAGATGAAGAGATTTGGGAG GCTTTGGATAAGTGCCAGCTGGAGGAAGTTGTCCGGGCAAAAGAAGAGAAGCTTGATTCTCTCG TAACTGAGAACGGAGAGAACTGGAGTGTGGGGCAAAGACAGCTTGTCTGCTTGGGGAGAGTACTGCTAAAACAAAGTCGCATATTAGTACTTGATGAGGCAACTGCCTCAGTGGACACTGCAACGGATAGACTTATTCAACAAACTATACAGAACCAATTTTATGACTCTACTGTCATAACCATAGCACATCGAATTCCATCGGTCTGTGATAGCGATTTGGTCCTAGTTTTGAGTGATG GAAAAATTGCTGAATATGATTCTCCAATCAAACTATTGGAGAACAAATCTTCAGCCTTTGCGAAACTTGTTTCAGAGTACACCATGAGATCAACTAATGGTGATGGAATATAG
- the LOC131033636 gene encoding putative ABC transporter C family member 15 isoform X2, which translates to MMESIWATQSMRLAEDRQRGEVADGTFGVYMRHALAIVLHLVFVVSLSLSLCWKRCRVCTPRPESYVLKHDYSKKLHFGVIHKVTMFSCVSLSVLYGMLGIWSPLNWWLKEKPKDFGAEAEYVVQAIAWAIISAYAYYSLTKKTKEKLPFLLQMWLILSLILYGFFLFLNILGFKEQKRITFSIVVEVLALFLSAFLCYASCCGTTGEGPLPQSIQEPLLSDLPDNSENLKPKVTPYATASFLSRVSFSWMKPLLDVGNNKPLDIDDVPQVADIHKAEQAYDNFRIQLDTKVSGFSIAKRLFLIVLKDVFFTALLAALNTCSSYVGPYFIDNFIQCIAGKGEFASEGIVLACAFLFAQVVESLSTRHYIFRTIQMGICVKAALTAAIYKKGLMLSSQSRQKHTSGEIINYMSVDTPQIGDFCWCVNDIWNAPLQVLLALIILYQNLGLASLAGVVATVLVMMANFPLGKMQEKYNTNLMEEKDKRMKATSEILRNMRVLKLQAWETTFLLKLETLRREECNWLKKYFYTRAGSTFVFWAAPIFVSVVTFGTCKILGVPLTTGKILSTLATFKILQEPINNLPDLISMIAQTKVSLDRIASFLQQEELQQDAVEEVSKDLSDIAIEIQEGVFSWDPAAPSPTIRGLDVQIKKGMRVAVCGTVGSGKSSFLSCILGEIPKISGTVKISGTKAYVSQSPWIPSGKIKDNILFGKEWEKTRYESVLQACAFKKDLELFPYGDQTEIGERGINLSGGQKQRIQIARALYQDADVYLFDDPFSAVDAHTGTHIFQECLLGMLGSKTVVYVTHQVEFLFAADLILVIRDGKITQAGKYDDILQSNTDFDELVGAHQKALKTINAMENSDILSSQVLIEGLCTDNGTNAKDVNHEQLQKQGSVHKSEEVEEEIESKNHSKKEIDQKGRSSQLVQEEEREKGRVSMWVYWDYITAAYKGALVPIILLVHTVFQLLEIGSNYWMAWATPLTEDQRPPVSSSLLILVYVALAVCSSLCILVRTTLLCLAGYKCAKQLFSNMHSCIFRAPMSFFDATPTGRILNRASTDQSKVDQVIPFKLGSLAFSLIRLLGTIAVMSQVAWQQYFIGTSRELARLIGVCRAPIIQHFSESISGAATIRSFDQEFRFMNRNLQLIDGFSKQSFHNSGAMEWLAFRMDLFSNLVFAFSMVVLLCLPESVVNPSIAGLGITYGLSLNMAQTVVIWDICSVENNMICVERMVQYSRIPSEPPLIIENSRPSSSWPSRGTIDIIDLQVRYGPHLPLVLKGLTCTFPGGTKVGIVGRTGCGKSTLIQSLFRIVDPSGGRIVMDGIDILTIGLRDLRSKLSIIPQDPTMFEGTIRNNLDPLGDHSDEEIWEALDKCQLEEVVRAKEEKLDSLVTENGENWSVGQRQLVCLGRVLLKQSRILVLDEATASVDTATDRLIQQTIQNQFYDSTVITIAHRIPSVCDSDLVLVLSDGKIAEYDSPIKLLENKSSAFAKLVSEYTMRSTNGDGI; encoded by the exons A TGATGGAATCCATTTGGGCAACTCAATCGATGAGACTGGCTGAAGATAGGCAGCGGGGAGAAGTTGCAGATGGTACTTTTGGGGTTTACATGCGGCATGCACTTGCAATTGTGCTTCACCTGGTCTTTGTTGTTTCTCTTAGCCTTTCCCTTTGCTGGAAAAGGTGTAGAGTTTGCACACCTAGGCCTGAATCTTATGTTTTGAAACATGATTATTCCAAGAAGTTGCATTTTGGGGTTATCCATAAAGTGACTATGTTTAGTTGTGTTTCTCTATCAGTCTTGTATGGTATGCTTGGAATATGGAGCCCTTTAAATTGGTGGCTAAAAGAAAAACCTAAAGATTTTggagctgaagcagagtatgtcgTTCAGGCCATAGCTTGGGCTATCATCTCAGCCTATGCATACTACTCTCTCACAAAAAAAACTAAAGAGAAACTCCCGTTTTTGCTACAGATGTGGTTGATCTTGTCATTGATTCTTTATGGATTCTTTTTGTTCCTCAATATTCTAGGGTTCAAGGAACAAAAACGCATTACATTCAGTATTGTGGTTGAAGTTTTGGCACTTTTTCTTTCAGCCTTTTTGTGTTATGCCAGTTGTTGTGGCACAACTGGTGAGGGCCCCTTACCTCAAAGCATTCAAGAACCTCTCTTGAGTGATTTACCAGATAATTCTGAAAACCTTAAGCCCAAAGTCACTCCTTATGCAACAGCAAGCTTTCTCAGCCGGGTGTCATTTTCATGGATGAAGCCTTTGCTTGATGTTGGCAATAACAAGCCTTTGGACATAGATGATGTACCTCAAGTTGCAGATATACACAAGGCTGAGCAAGCTTATGACAATTTTAGAATTCAGTTAGACACCAAAGTCAGTGGCTTTTCGATAGCAAAACGGTTATTTCTCATTGTTCTGAAGGATGTATTCTTTACAGCATTGCTGGCGGCATTGAATACTTGTTCATCTTATGTAGGTCCATATTTTATAGATAATTTTATTCAGTGTATTGCTGGAAAAGGAGAGTTTGCTAGTGAAGGCATAGTTCTAGCTTGTGCATTTCTTTTTGCTCAGGTAGTGGAATCGTTGTCTACCCGACATTATATTTTCAGAACAATTCAGATGGGTATATGTGTTAAAGCAGCACTGACAGCTGCAATATACAAGAAGGGCTTGATGCTTTCCAGCCAGTCAAGACAAAAGCATACAAGTGGTGAGATAATCAATTACATGAGTGTTGATACTCCCCAAATTGGAGATTTCTGTTGGTGTGTTAATGACATTTGGAATGCACCTTTGCAAGTTCTCCTGGCCCTGATTATTCTGTATCAGAACTTGGGATTGGCCTCTCTAGCAGGAGTGGTAGCCACAGTACTAGTAATGATGGCAAACTTCCCACTAGGCAAAATGCAAGAAAAGTATAACACAAATCTCatggaagaaaaagacaaaaggaTGAAGGCTACATCAGAGATACTGAGAAATATGAGAGTCTTAAAATTGCAAGCTTGGGAGACCACATTTCTGCTGAAACTCGAAACATTGAGGAGGGAAGAATGTAACTGGCTGAAAAAGTATTTTTACACACGTGCTGGGTCTACATTTGTTTTTTGGGCAGCACCTATATTTGTGTCTGTTGTCACTTTCGGTACATGTAAAATATTAGGTGTGCCTTTAACTACAGGCAAAATTCTCTCCACACTTGCAACTTTCAAGATACTTCAGGAACCTATAAACAATCTTCCTGACTTAATATCTATGATTGCTCAAACCAAAGTGTCATTAGATCGTATAGCTAGTTTTTTGCAGCAGGAGGAGCTTCAACAGGATGCAGTAGAAGAAGTCTCAAAAGATTTATCTGACATTGCAATTGAGATCCAAGAAGGGGTTTTCTCTTGGGATCCTGCAGCACCTAGTCCAACCATAAGAGGCTTAGATGTTCAAATAAAGAAAGGCATGAGAGTTGCAGTGTGTGGAACTGTTGGTTCAGGAAAATCAAGCTTCCTATCCTGCATTCTAGGGGAAATACCAAAAATATCAGGTACTGTCAAGATAAGTGGCACCAAGGCATATGTTAGTCAGTCTCCATGGATACCGAGTGGAAAAATCAAAGATAATATTCTCTTTGGTAAGGAATGGGAGAAAACAAGGTATGAGAGTGTACTGCAGGCTTGTGCATTTAAAAAAGATCTTGAATTGTTTCCTTATGGGGACCAAACAGAAATTGGAGAAAGAGGAATAAATCTGAGTGGAGGGCAAAAGCAAAGGATACAGATTGCACGTGCTTTATATCAAGATGCCGACGTTTATCTTTTTGATGATCCTTTTAGTGCTGTTGATGCACATACTGGGACGCACATTTTCCAG GAATGTCTACTTGGTATGCTGGGTTCAAAAACTGTAGTCTATGTCACTCACCAAGTTGAGTTTTTATTTGCAGCTGACCTCATTCTG GTAATACGAGATGGTAAGATAACCCAGGCTGGAAAATATGATGATATATTACAATCAAACACAGATTTTGACGAATTGGTGGGTGCACATCAGAAAGCTTTGAAAACCATCAATGCCATGGAGAACTCTGATATCCTCTCATCACAAGTACTCATTGAAGGTTTGTGCACTGATAATGGGACCAATGCAAAAGATGTTAACCATGAACAGCTCCAGAAGCAAGGCAGTGTCCATAAATcagaagaggtagaggaagagattgAATCAAAAAATCACAGCAAGAAAGAAATAGATCAGAAAGGCAGAAGTTCACAGCTAGtgcaagaagaagaaagagagaaaggcAGGGTGAGTATGTGGGTGTACTGGGATTACATTACCGCTGCATACAAAGGTGCTTTGGtacctattattttattggtacACACAGTATTTCAGCTACTTGAAATAGGTAGCAATTACTGGATGGCATGGGCAACTCCTTTGACTGAAGATCAAAGGCCCCCTGTTAGCAGTTCCCTCCTAATTCTGGTTTATGTAGCTTTGGCAGTATGCAGCTCATTATGCATTCTTGTGAGGACCACGCTGCTTTGTCTTGCTGGATATAAATGTGCCAAACAGCTTTTCAGCAACATGCACAGCTGCATATTTCGTGCACCAATGTCCTTCTTTGATGCAACTCCAACTGGCCGTATACTTAATCGG GCATCAACCGATCAGAGTAAAGTGGACCAAGTTATTCCTTTTAAACTTGGATCTCTAGCTTTTTCACTTATACGGCTTTTGGGAACCATTGCAGTCATGTCTCAAGTTGCTTGGCAG CAATATTTCATAGGGACATCCAGGGAACTTGCTAGGTTGATTGGAGTTTGTAGGGCTCCAATCATACAACATTTCTCAGAATCGATCTCTGGTGCAGCCACAATTAGAAGTTTTGACCAGGAGTTTCGATTCATGAACAGAAATCTCCAGTTGATTGATGGGTTTTCCAAACAGAGCTTCCACAATTCTGGGGCCATGGAATGGCTTGCCTTTCGGATGGATCTTTTCTCAAATCTTGTATTTGCCTTCTCTATGGTGGTCCTGCTTTGCTTGCCAGAAAGTGTAGTTAATCCAA GCATTGCAGGCTTGGGAATAACATATGGGCTCAGTCTGAACATGGCACAAACTGTGGTCATATGGGACATCTGTAGTGTGGAGAACAATATGATCTGTGTAGAGAGGATGGTGCAGTACTCACGTATACCTAGCGAACCTCCATTGATCATAGAGAATTCTAGACCAAGTTCTTCCTGGCCATCTAGAGGAACAATTGATATCATTGACCTTCAG GTGCGTTATGGACCACATCTTCCACTTGTATTAAAAGGACTTACATGCACTTTCCCTGGAGGGACAAAGGTGGGAATCGTAGGGCGGACAGGCTGTGGGAAATCTACTCTTATTCAATCACTCTTTCGAATTGTAGATCCATCAGGAGGTAGAATAGTCATGGATGGAATTGACATCTTAACGATAGGCCTACGTGATCTTAGATCAAAACTAAGCATTATTCCACAAGATCCAACAATGTTTGAAGGCACCATACGGAACAATTTAGATCCTTTGGGAGACCATTCAGATGAAGAGATTTGGGAG GCTTTGGATAAGTGCCAGCTGGAGGAAGTTGTCCGGGCAAAAGAAGAGAAGCTTGATTCTCTCG TAACTGAGAACGGAGAGAACTGGAGTGTGGGGCAAAGACAGCTTGTCTGCTTGGGGAGAGTACTGCTAAAACAAAGTCGCATATTAGTACTTGATGAGGCAACTGCCTCAGTGGACACTGCAACGGATAGACTTATTCAACAAACTATACAGAACCAATTTTATGACTCTACTGTCATAACCATAGCACATCGAATTCCATCGGTCTGTGATAGCGATTTGGTCCTAGTTTTGAGTGATG GAAAAATTGCTGAATATGATTCTCCAATCAAACTATTGGAGAACAAATCTTCAGCCTTTGCGAAACTTGTTTCAGAGTACACCATGAGATCAACTAATGGTGATGGAATATAG